The Vulpes vulpes isolate BD-2025 chromosome 8, VulVul3, whole genome shotgun sequence genome has a window encoding:
- the LOC112917529 gene encoding transcription initiation factor TFIID subunit 9-like, producing MESDKMASPKSMLKDAQMMAQILKDMGITEYEPRVINQMLEFAFRYVTTILDDAKIYSSHAKKATVDADVVRLAIQCRADQSFTSPPPRDFLLDIARQRNQTPLPLIKPYSGPRLPPDRYCLTAPNYRLKSLQKKASTSAGRITVPQLSVGSVTSRPSTPTLGTPTPQTMSVSTKVGNPMSLTGQRFTVQMPTSQSPTVKASIPATSAVQNVLINPSLIGSKNILITTNMVSSQNTSNESSNALKRKREDDDDDDDDDDDDYDNL from the coding sequence ATGGAGTCCGACAAGATGGCTTCTCCCAAGAGCATGCTGAAAGATGCACAGATGATGGCACAAATCCTGAAGGATATGGGGATTACAGAATATGAACCAAGAGTTATAAATCAGATGTTGGAGTTTGCGTTCCGATATGTGACCACAATCCTAGATGATGCAAAAATTTATTCAAGCCATGCTAAGAAGGCTACTGTTGATGCAGACGTTGTGCGGCTGGCCATTCAGTGTCGTGCTGATCAGTCTTTTACCTCTCCCCCCCCAAGAGATTTTTTATTGGATATTGCAAGGCAAAGAAATCAAACTCCTTTGCCGTTAATCAAGCCATATTCAGGCCCCAGGCTGCCACCTGATAGATATTGCTTGACGGCTCCAAACTATAGACTTAAGTCTTTACAAAAAAAGGCATCAACTTCTGCGGGAAGAATAACAGTTCCACAGTTAAGTGTTGGTTCTGTTACTAGCCGACCAAGTACTCCCACTCTTGGTACACCAACCCCACAAACCATGTCAGTGTCAACTAAAGTAGGGAATCCCATGTCCCTCACAGGGCAGAGGTTTACAGTACAGATGCCCACATCACAGTCCCCAACTGTAAAAGCATCAATTCCTGCCACATCCGCAGTTCAGAATGTTCTGATTAATCCATCATTAATTGGGTCCAAAAACATTCTTATCACTACAAACATGGTGTCATCACAAAATACTTCCAATGAATCATCAAATGCATTGAAAAGAAAAcgagaagatgatgatgatgacgatgatgatgacgatgatgactATGATAATTTGTAA